One part of the Mariniflexile litorale genome encodes these proteins:
- the kbl gene encoding glycine C-acetyltransferase, which translates to MYSNIKDDLQNELREIKAAGLYKEERIITTPQGAKISTTASIGVLNFCANNYLGLSSHPDVIKASKAAIDTHGFGLSSVRFICGTQDIHKELEQKTADFLGMEDCILYAAAFDANAGVFEPILGAGDAIISDALNHASIIDGIRLCKAGRFRYNHNDMADLEEQLIKAKDARRKLIVTDGSFSMDGTIAQLDKICDLADTYDAMVMVDECHSTGFIGKTGRGTHEYRNVMGRVDIITGTYGKALGGASGGFTAARKEIVDMLRQRSRPYLFSNTLAPSVVGASIKVLDLLSVSTELRDKLVENTHYFRSEIVAAGFNIISGDHPIVPIMLGEAKLAQEFASKLLLEGIYVIGFFYPVVPKGKARIRVQISAAHDRKDLEKAVKAFVKIGKELGVID; encoded by the coding sequence ATGTATTCAAATATAAAAGACGATTTACAAAACGAATTACGCGAGATTAAAGCGGCTGGTTTATATAAAGAAGAACGCATTATAACTACGCCTCAAGGAGCTAAAATTAGTACAACAGCATCAATTGGCGTATTGAATTTTTGTGCTAATAATTATTTAGGCTTATCATCCCATCCTGATGTTATTAAAGCTAGTAAAGCAGCTATTGATACACATGGTTTCGGATTGTCGTCTGTACGTTTTATTTGTGGAACTCAAGATATTCATAAAGAATTAGAGCAAAAAACAGCCGATTTTTTAGGGATGGAAGATTGTATTTTATATGCAGCAGCTTTTGATGCAAACGCTGGTGTTTTTGAGCCTATTTTAGGGGCTGGAGATGCTATTATTTCTGATGCTTTAAACCATGCGTCTATTATTGATGGTATTCGATTGTGTAAAGCAGGTCGTTTTAGGTATAACCATAATGATATGGCTGATTTGGAGGAACAGTTAATCAAGGCTAAAGATGCCCGTAGAAAACTAATTGTGACTGATGGTTCTTTTTCTATGGATGGCACCATTGCTCAGCTTGACAAAATTTGTGATTTAGCCGATACATATGATGCCATGGTGATGGTTGATGAGTGTCATTCTACAGGATTTATTGGAAAAACAGGTCGTGGTACACACGAGTATAGAAATGTCATGGGTAGAGTTGATATTATTACAGGTACATACGGAAAAGCATTAGGTGGTGCTTCAGGTGGTTTTACGGCTGCAAGAAAAGAGATTGTAGATATGCTTAGACAGCGTTCTAGACCTTATTTGTTTTCAAACACTTTAGCGCCGTCTGTAGTTGGTGCTTCTATTAAAGTTTTAGATTTACTCAGTGTATCTACTGAATTGCGTGATAAACTGGTTGAAAATACCCATTATTTTAGATCGGAAATTGTTGCAGCAGGTTTTAATATCATTTCAGGTGATCATCCTATTGTACCAATTATGTTGGGAGAGGCTAAATTAGCTCAAGAATTTGCTTCAAAATTATTGTTAGAAGGTATTTATGTAATAGGATTCTTTTATCCTGTTGTTCCAAAAGGAAAAGCTAGAATTCGTGTTCAAATATCGGCAGCTCATGACCGTAAAGATTTAGAAAAAGCTGTTAAAGCTTTTGTAAAGATTGGAAAAGAGTTGGGGGTTATAGATTAA
- a CDS encoding FdhF/YdeP family oxidoreductase, producing MSSSPQDKAKTPEIFSNLKTKIPPKNSVGIPAIKVALGQVSKYMNAGDALKISLKLNQKGGFDCPGCAWPDPDDERSSIGEYCENGIKAMAEEAQNKTIGAEFFAKHAVDELARWSDFEIGKSGRLSEPLFLPKGATHYQPISWDNAFKKVGTHLNALDNPDEAVFYTSGRTTNEAAFLYQLFVREFGTSNLPDCSNMCHEASGSALTETLGIGKGSVTLDDLYKAEVVMVIGQNPATNHPRMLTALEKCKKNGGKIIAINPLPEVGLVKFTNPQNPLKIITGGTKMADVFVPITINGDVAFVKALLIKLLEKEARDGGVFDTDFIAEFTHGYEGFVSDLKTYNFDDCLKLSGVSKAVFDDVFNLILNNNKIIICWAMGLTQHQNAVDNIRELVNLLLLKGSIGKEGAGTCPVRGHSNVQGDRTVGIWESAPQAFLDKIEAKYGFKPSVKHGYSVIDAIKAMYEKKAQVFFGMGGNFISAVPDTQYAAQALANCKLTVHVSTKMNRSHLVTGKEALILPCLGRAEKDYQKSGVQVQSVENSMGIVSSTKGILEPCSDALISEVAVVCGIAHATLQNRTKVNWLQYKDDYALVRNDIAEVVEGFTDFNTKLKQPSGFYLPNGARVRQFKTDTGKANFSVNKLPEWKLKDDELIMMTIRSHDQFNTTIYGLNDRYRGIYNERRIIFMNREDMVTRGLKEQQVVHLKSEFNGVVREAHHFKVVGYEIPKNCCATYFPETNVLVPLDSFAHTAKTPASKSVIITVTAHESV from the coding sequence ATGAGTTCATCGCCACAAGATAAAGCCAAAACACCCGAAATTTTTTCGAATTTAAAAACGAAAATACCACCAAAAAATAGCGTGGGTATTCCGGCTATTAAAGTGGCTTTGGGTCAGGTTTCAAAATATATGAATGCGGGTGATGCTTTAAAAATTTCACTAAAGCTGAATCAAAAAGGTGGATTTGATTGTCCTGGTTGTGCATGGCCAGATCCAGATGATGAGCGTTCTTCCATAGGTGAGTACTGTGAAAATGGTATCAAAGCCATGGCAGAGGAAGCGCAAAATAAAACCATTGGCGCTGAATTTTTTGCAAAACATGCGGTGGATGAACTAGCTCGTTGGTCCGATTTCGAAATTGGTAAATCCGGACGTTTATCAGAACCTCTATTTTTGCCAAAAGGCGCCACGCATTATCAACCTATTTCATGGGACAATGCGTTTAAAAAAGTTGGTACCCATTTAAATGCTCTAGATAATCCAGACGAAGCGGTGTTTTATACGTCTGGAAGAACAACGAACGAAGCGGCTTTTCTGTACCAATTATTTGTCCGTGAATTTGGAACTTCAAATTTACCTGATTGCTCTAATATGTGTCATGAAGCAAGCGGAAGTGCTCTTACTGAAACTTTAGGGATTGGTAAAGGTTCGGTGACCTTAGATGATTTATATAAAGCGGAGGTGGTGATGGTCATTGGACAAAATCCAGCTACCAATCATCCTAGAATGCTAACGGCTCTAGAAAAATGTAAAAAAAACGGTGGTAAAATAATTGCGATTAATCCGCTTCCCGAAGTAGGTTTGGTGAAGTTTACCAATCCACAAAACCCGCTTAAAATAATAACGGGTGGTACTAAAATGGCAGACGTTTTTGTACCCATTACTATCAATGGCGATGTGGCTTTTGTAAAAGCCTTACTTATTAAATTATTAGAAAAAGAAGCGCGTGATGGCGGTGTGTTTGATACAGATTTTATAGCGGAGTTTACACATGGTTATGAGGGATTTGTATCAGATTTAAAGACCTATAATTTTGATGACTGTTTGAAATTATCAGGTGTTTCAAAAGCTGTTTTTGATGATGTTTTCAATTTAATACTAAACAACAATAAAATCATTATTTGTTGGGCGATGGGTTTAACACAACACCAAAACGCGGTTGATAATATTCGTGAATTGGTAAACTTATTATTGCTAAAAGGGAGTATTGGAAAAGAGGGGGCGGGCACTTGTCCGGTTCGCGGCCACTCCAACGTACAAGGCGATAGAACGGTAGGGATTTGGGAATCGGCACCACAAGCTTTTTTAGATAAAATTGAAGCTAAATATGGTTTTAAACCAAGTGTTAAGCATGGATATTCAGTAATTGACGCTATTAAAGCCATGTACGAGAAAAAAGCACAAGTTTTTTTTGGTATGGGTGGCAATTTTATATCGGCAGTTCCAGATACACAATATGCAGCTCAAGCTTTAGCAAATTGCAAGTTAACGGTTCATGTAAGTACAAAAATGAATCGCTCCCATTTAGTAACTGGTAAAGAAGCTTTGATTTTACCTTGTTTGGGACGTGCTGAAAAAGATTATCAAAAATCAGGCGTTCAAGTACAAAGTGTAGAGAACTCCATGGGCATTGTGTCTTCAACCAAAGGCATTTTAGAACCTTGTTCTGATGCTTTAATTAGCGAAGTGGCTGTGGTTTGTGGTATTGCTCATGCAACATTACAAAATCGAACTAAAGTCAACTGGCTTCAATATAAAGACGATTATGCTTTAGTAAGAAATGATATTGCAGAAGTGGTTGAAGGTTTTACAGATTTTAATACCAAACTAAAACAGCCCTCAGGATTTTATTTGCCTAATGGGGCACGCGTTCGCCAATTCAAAACAGACACAGGAAAAGCTAATTTTTCAGTAAATAAATTACCCGAGTGGAAACTTAAAGACGATGAGTTGATTATGATGACGATTCGCAGTCATGATCAATTCAATACCACTATTTACGGGTTAAATGATAGATACCGAGGTATTTATAATGAACGTCGTATCATTTTTATGAATCGTGAGGATATGGTAACACGTGGTTTAAAGGAACAGCAAGTGGTGCATTTAAAATCCGAATTCAATGGGGTGGTTCGAGAAGCACACCATTTTAAAGTAGTAGGCTATGAGATTCCTAAAAATTGCTGTGCTACGTATTTTCCAGAAACCAATGTGTTAGTCCCTTTAGATAGTTTTGCGCATACGGCTAAAACACCCGCTTCAAAAAGTGTAATCATTACGGTTACGGCTCATGAATCTGTTTAA
- the nirB gene encoding nitrite reductase large subunit NirB produces the protein MKKIIVVGNGMVGYKFCEKFVALAENKKFQLTVFGEEPRPAYDRVHLSDFFQNKDAKALEMAPRTWYEEHGIELVTDERITAIHRVSKKVTTSKDLNYKYDYLVLATGSAPFVPNIPGVEKKGIFVYRTIEDLEAMLAYAEKLKKGKKRRIKAAVLGGGLLGLEAAKAVMDMGFEPHVVEFASKLMPRQLDTRASNVLLEKIESLGIHVHLSKATNKILGDKTITGMEFGEYDKIDVEMLVISAGIRPRDELAKTCFLEMGTRGGIVVSDKMQTSDPEIYAIGEVALYNQMIYGLVAPGYDMAGVAVNQIIGNTEVVMESDIDMSTKLKLIGVDVASYGEPFMPVEKGYSIIYENKTKNLYKRINISHDGKSLLGGILVGDASDYNMFHQIYLNGLPIPKDAEELILGSRGEGGSSFGSVMDIPDAAQVCSCESVTKGAICCSITEGDCQNLGDVIAKTKATTGCGGCKPMVVDLVNETLKSLGKEVKETICEHFSFNRQELYDLIKVNQVKDYDETLNLFGEGDGCEVCKPLVASIFATITMETPNKQVGIQDTNDRFLANIQRNGTYSVVPRIAGGEITPDKLIVIGEVAKKYDLYTKITGGQRIDLFGAQLHELPLIWKELIDAGFESGHAYGKSLRTVKSCVGSTWCRFGMHESVTFAIEIEDRYKGLRSPHKLKGGVSGCIRECAEARGKDFGLIAVDGGWNLYVCGNGGATPKHAVLFAEHLDDATVIKYLDRFLMFYIRTAGPLVRTAPWLDKLDGGIEYLKKVVIEDSLGIAEELELEMQGLVNKYECEWKQAIEDPNMAKRFKHFVNSDDTDDNLVFVPMRDQKMPKAW, from the coding sequence ATGAAAAAAATTATTGTTGTAGGTAATGGTATGGTAGGGTATAAGTTTTGTGAAAAATTTGTCGCTCTTGCAGAAAATAAAAAATTTCAGTTAACTGTTTTTGGTGAAGAACCCAGACCAGCATACGATCGTGTTCATTTGAGTGATTTTTTTCAGAATAAAGATGCCAAAGCTTTAGAAATGGCTCCAAGAACATGGTATGAAGAACATGGTATTGAATTAGTAACAGACGAACGGATTACCGCGATTCACAGGGTTTCTAAAAAGGTGACTACCTCAAAAGATTTAAATTATAAGTACGATTACTTAGTATTGGCAACAGGCTCTGCACCTTTTGTCCCAAACATTCCCGGTGTTGAGAAAAAGGGAATTTTTGTTTACAGAACTATTGAAGATTTAGAGGCGATGCTAGCATATGCCGAAAAACTTAAAAAAGGAAAAAAACGCAGGATAAAAGCCGCTGTTTTAGGTGGAGGCTTGTTAGGTTTAGAAGCCGCTAAAGCAGTTATGGATATGGGGTTTGAACCTCATGTGGTCGAGTTTGCGTCTAAATTAATGCCACGTCAATTAGATACCAGAGCGAGTAATGTGTTACTGGAAAAAATAGAATCTTTAGGAATTCATGTGCATTTATCGAAAGCCACAAATAAAATACTCGGTGATAAAACCATTACGGGTATGGAGTTTGGCGAATATGATAAAATTGATGTTGAAATGCTGGTTATTTCGGCAGGAATTAGACCTCGTGATGAGTTAGCAAAAACCTGTTTTTTGGAAATGGGAACGCGTGGAGGTATTGTGGTTAGTGATAAAATGCAAACCTCCGATCCCGAAATTTATGCCATTGGTGAGGTGGCTTTGTATAATCAAATGATATACGGTTTGGTGGCTCCAGGTTACGATATGGCTGGTGTTGCCGTAAACCAAATTATAGGAAATACAGAGGTTGTTATGGAAAGTGATATCGATATGTCTACCAAACTAAAACTAATTGGTGTAGATGTAGCGAGTTATGGCGAACCGTTTATGCCTGTTGAAAAAGGCTATTCTATTATTTACGAAAACAAAACGAAAAATTTATATAAGCGTATCAACATCAGTCACGATGGAAAGAGTCTGTTAGGAGGTATTTTAGTAGGTGATGCATCTGATTATAACATGTTTCACCAAATATATTTAAACGGATTGCCCATTCCTAAAGATGCGGAAGAGTTAATTTTAGGCAGTAGAGGAGAAGGTGGTTCATCCTTTGGTAGTGTAATGGATATTCCTGATGCAGCTCAAGTATGCTCTTGCGAAAGTGTTACAAAAGGTGCTATTTGCTGTTCAATTACTGAAGGCGATTGTCAAAATCTAGGTGATGTCATCGCTAAAACCAAAGCGACAACGGGTTGTGGTGGCTGTAAACCTATGGTAGTAGATTTAGTGAATGAAACTCTTAAATCTTTAGGGAAAGAAGTTAAGGAAACCATTTGTGAGCATTTTAGTTTTAACAGACAAGAGCTATACGATCTTATCAAAGTGAATCAAGTAAAAGATTATGATGAAACACTTAACTTGTTTGGTGAAGGCGATGGTTGTGAAGTTTGTAAACCGTTAGTAGCTTCTATTTTTGCGACCATTACTATGGAAACGCCCAACAAACAAGTGGGTATTCAAGATACAAACGATCGTTTTTTAGCAAACATTCAACGTAACGGAACCTATTCGGTAGTGCCAAGAATTGCTGGTGGTGAAATTACGCCTGATAAGCTAATTGTTATTGGTGAAGTTGCTAAAAAATACGATTTATATACAAAAATAACAGGCGGACAACGTATCGATTTATTCGGTGCCCAATTACACGAATTGCCACTTATTTGGAAAGAATTAATTGATGCTGGTTTTGAAAGTGGACATGCCTACGGGAAATCTTTAAGAACGGTAAAAAGTTGTGTCGGTTCTACTTGGTGTCGTTTTGGGATGCACGAAAGTGTGACTTTTGCGATTGAAATTGAAGACCGTTACAAAGGTTTACGTTCGCCACATAAATTAAAAGGAGGTGTTTCAGGATGTATTAGAGAATGTGCTGAAGCCAGAGGAAAAGATTTCGGATTGATCGCAGTTGATGGTGGTTGGAACTTATACGTTTGTGGAAACGGGGGCGCTACACCAAAACATGCGGTACTTTTTGCAGAACACTTAGATGATGCTACAGTTATTAAATACTTAGACAGGTTTTTAATGTTTTACATACGTACAGCTGGACCTTTAGTAAGAACAGCACCTTGGTTAGATAAACTAGACGGAGGTATTGAATACTTAAAGAAAGTGGTGATTGAAGATTCATTAGGCATTGCTGAAGAGTTAGAATTAGAAATGCAAGGACTTGTAAATAAATACGAATGTGAGTGGAAACAAGCTATTGAAGATCCAAACATGGCGAAACGTTTCAAACATTTTGTGAATTCGGATGATACAGATGATAATTTGGTATTTGTACCGATGCGGGACCAGAAAATGCCGAAAGCGTGGTAA
- the nirD gene encoding nitrite reductase small subunit NirD, with translation MQNILEQYKSVAEAEVKTWFEVGTVSDFPENSGACIKYKTKQIAVYNFARKDKWYACQNLCPHKMEMVLSLGMIGDKDGIAKVACPMHKKNFSLEDGTNLAGDDLKIAVYPVKIESGNVYIGFSD, from the coding sequence ATGCAAAACATTCTTGAACAATATAAATCGGTTGCAGAAGCAGAAGTGAAAACTTGGTTTGAAGTGGGTACGGTATCGGATTTTCCTGAAAACAGCGGTGCTTGTATAAAGTACAAAACCAAGCAAATTGCGGTGTATAATTTTGCAAGAAAAGACAAATGGTATGCCTGCCAGAATTTATGTCCGCATAAAATGGAAATGGTATTGTCTTTAGGAATGATTGGCGATAAAGATGGCATTGCAAAAGTGGCTTGTCCCATGCATAAAAAGAATTTTTCGTTGGAAGATGGTACTAATTTAGCGGGCGATGATTTAAAAATTGCCGTATATCCTGTTAAAATTGAAAGCGGAAATGTGTATATTGGCTTTTCAGATTAA
- a CDS encoding DUF4202 domain-containing protein gives MKPTRFEIAIALIDKKNSEDPNVYESHGLEFPKELLYAQRMSQKLLQFKPDASRALQIAARAQHICRWKIARDEYPMDRVGYLKWRETLKKMHADIASDILKEVGYEEEFIERVSFLINKKLIKKNEESQTIEDVICLVFLDYYFEEFAAKHEDKKLIDILQKTWVKMSEEGHAEALKIKFSEKSLALVKQAIS, from the coding sequence ATGAAACCAACACGATTTGAAATTGCCATCGCATTAATTGATAAAAAAAATTCAGAAGATCCTAACGTATACGAAAGTCATGGTTTAGAGTTTCCTAAGGAATTATTATATGCACAGCGCATGTCTCAAAAGTTGTTGCAATTCAAACCCGATGCGTCTAGAGCACTTCAAATTGCCGCCAGAGCACAACATATTTGCCGTTGGAAAATTGCCAGAGATGAGTATCCAATGGATCGTGTAGGCTATTTAAAATGGCGTGAAACGCTTAAAAAAATGCATGCAGATATCGCTTCTGATATTTTAAAGGAAGTGGGTTACGAAGAAGAGTTTATTGAGCGCGTGTCTTTTTTAATTAATAAAAAGCTCATTAAAAAGAATGAAGAAAGCCAAACGATTGAAGATGTGATTTGTTTGGTGTTTTTAGATTATTATTTTGAAGAATTTGCCGCTAAACATGAAGATAAAAAGCTGATTGATATTCTACAAAAAACATGGGTTAAAATGTCGGAAGAAGGACATGCAGAAGCTTTAAAAATTAAATTCTCAGAAAAAAGTCTAGCCTTGGTAAAACAGGCTATTTCTTAA
- a CDS encoding ATP-binding protein: MTKNGNSLDQRTFDRLSRLYIIALSTIALSVLVSQILVRKHLNDQQSDSSVINVAGRQRMLSQKLTKEIVSLSTENSLPKRLLLKEKIKRTLKVWELSHQALQKGNDSLGLPGNNSAIIQKKFEVLNPTFQIISDASKAIIEKIENVPPLPLSVFIEDIERVKENEGHFLLVMDQIVNQYDLEADAKVNWLRTLELLLTAFTILILLGEFLFIFWPTAKSVKATLADLLIAEKKAKKMAFDADELSVSKEKSIKELRALSHAMDETLLFARITPNGHLVHMGKKFSRLFKYTNFSKSANFSEILSINEKEQLVIENLIAKYKKTGWQGELKATNIDNHDVWLEMAIIPFHPTDDKSELLIIASEITERKAAQLEIARLTKDSFEEKMNQQKVISSKIIENQEKEQNRIAKDVHDGIGQMLTGLKYNLESIDIKDIDKTASKIEHLKALTTNIIKGVRTATFNLTPPELSDHGIVPAINKLTLELGKLTGKQIVLFNKTDFNQRLDSLAEINIYRIVQEAINNAIKYADSTHILVSMSHSENILSVVVDDNGKGFDPDKVENIKNGDGGMGMTFMRERIKYIDGRLFLNSEIGKGTRVTLNIPLSN, translated from the coding sequence ATGACGAAAAACGGTAATTCATTAGATCAACGCACTTTTGATAGATTAAGCCGTTTATACATCATCGCATTAAGCACCATTGCACTTTCTGTACTTGTGAGTCAAATTTTGGTACGCAAGCATTTAAATGACCAGCAAAGTGACTCTTCTGTTATTAATGTGGCAGGAAGGCAACGCATGTTGAGTCAGAAATTAACAAAAGAAATCGTTTCACTTTCCACCGAAAACAGTTTACCGAAACGCCTACTTCTTAAAGAAAAAATAAAACGAACCTTAAAAGTTTGGGAGCTATCGCACCAAGCACTTCAAAAAGGGAATGATAGTTTGGGGTTGCCTGGTAATAACAGCGCGATTATTCAAAAGAAGTTTGAAGTTTTAAACCCAACCTTTCAAATTATTAGTGATGCTTCCAAAGCCATTATTGAGAAAATTGAAAATGTACCACCCTTACCACTTTCGGTGTTTATTGAGGATATCGAACGTGTAAAGGAAAACGAAGGTCACTTTTTATTGGTTATGGATCAAATTGTGAATCAATACGATTTGGAAGCCGATGCTAAAGTGAACTGGTTGCGTACGTTGGAATTGTTGTTAACAGCATTCACTATTTTAATATTACTAGGTGAGTTTTTGTTTATATTTTGGCCCACAGCAAAATCGGTAAAAGCCACTTTGGCCGATTTATTAATTGCGGAAAAGAAAGCTAAAAAGATGGCTTTTGATGCCGATGAGTTAAGCGTTTCAAAAGAAAAATCTATTAAAGAATTGCGAGCGTTGAGTCATGCGATGGACGAAACCTTACTTTTTGCTAGAATTACACCCAACGGGCATTTAGTGCACATGGGGAAAAAGTTTTCACGCCTTTTTAAGTATACAAATTTCAGTAAATCTGCTAATTTTTCAGAAATCCTTTCAATTAATGAAAAAGAGCAATTGGTTATTGAAAACTTAATCGCGAAGTATAAAAAAACAGGCTGGCAAGGGGAATTAAAAGCGACTAATATTGATAACCATGATGTATGGTTAGAAATGGCAATTATTCCTTTCCATCCAACAGATGATAAATCGGAACTCCTTATTATCGCTTCCGAAATAACAGAACGTAAAGCCGCCCAACTAGAAATAGCCCGCCTAACGAAGGACAGTTTTGAAGAGAAAATGAACCAACAAAAGGTGATTTCAAGTAAAATTATTGAGAATCAAGAAAAGGAACAAAACCGGATTGCTAAAGATGTACACGATGGTATTGGGCAAATGCTTACGGGGTTGAAATACAATTTAGAAAGTATTGATATTAAAGATATTGATAAAACGGCTTCAAAAATTGAACATCTTAAAGCGCTTACTACCAATATTATAAAAGGTGTTAGAACCGCTACATTTAACTTAACACCACCCGAATTATCCGATCACGGTATTGTGCCAGCCATTAATAAACTGACTTTAGAATTAGGAAAACTTACCGGGAAACAAATCGTTTTATTTAATAAAACCGACTTCAACCAGCGTTTAGATTCGTTAGCGGAAATAAACATTTACCGCATTGTACAAGAAGCGATTAATAATGCCATTAAATATGCCGATTCTACTCATATTTTAGTATCCATGTCGCACAGCGAAAATATACTTAGTGTGGTTGTAGATGATAACGGAAAAGGTTTTGACCCCGATAAAGTTGAAAACATTAAGAATGGCGATGGCGGTATGGGTATGACCTTTATGCGGGAGCGTATTAAGTATATTGATGGACGTTTGTTTTTAAATTCTGAAATAGGTAAGGGGACACGCGTGACTTTAAATATCCCATTAAGTAATTAA
- a CDS encoding response regulator transcription factor produces the protein MSIINVVLADDHVLVRDGIKALLEDQVGIKVIDEASNGREALEVIKNHQPHILIVDIRMPELNGIEVVAEVSKSYPNVRTLVLSMHDSEEYVVKAIQAGADGYLLKGASKEEFLKALHKVASGGKYFTGDISAIIMNNFVNGNVTKTDVKEEKQIEDPFNLTKREKQILNLVLQLKNNKDIADELQISKRTAEVHRFNLMKKLDVKNLMELSNKAKEFELI, from the coding sequence ATGAGTATTATAAATGTAGTTTTAGCAGATGATCATGTACTGGTAAGAGACGGTATTAAAGCACTTTTAGAAGATCAAGTAGGTATTAAAGTTATAGATGAAGCTTCCAACGGTAGGGAAGCGCTAGAAGTTATAAAAAACCACCAACCACATATTTTAATAGTCGATATTCGTATGCCCGAACTTAACGGTATTGAAGTGGTGGCAGAAGTTAGCAAATCCTATCCTAATGTAAGAACTCTGGTGCTTTCTATGCACGATTCAGAAGAATACGTAGTAAAAGCGATTCAAGCAGGGGCCGATGGTTACTTACTTAAAGGAGCAAGTAAAGAGGAGTTTTTAAAAGCACTACATAAAGTTGCATCTGGAGGTAAGTATTTTACAGGTGATATTTCGGCAATTATCATGAATAATTTTGTGAATGGGAATGTCACAAAAACAGATGTGAAAGAAGAAAAACAAATAGAAGATCCTTTTAATCTTACCAAACGTGAAAAACAGATTTTAAACCTCGTTCTACAACTAAAAAATAATAAAGACATTGCCGACGAACTTCAAATAAGTAAGCGTACAGCCGAAGTGCATCGTTTTAATTTAATGAAAAAATTAGACGTTAAAAACCTTATGGAACTAAGTAATAAGGCAAAGGAGTTTGAGTTGATTTAG
- a CDS encoding Hsp20/alpha crystallin family protein yields the protein MSNLVNVPKNGGLANTNSNVNFPTLSNWLDDIFNRDLPSVFTSNFNTGITLPKVNIKETADAFIVDMAVPGLKKSDFHIDLDNQLLSISTETKEEQEHKEANYTRREFGYASFKRTFTLPESVNDENINASYNDGILSILLPKKEEAKQKPARSIKIS from the coding sequence ATGAGCAATTTAGTAAATGTTCCTAAAAATGGAGGTTTAGCGAACACTAATTCAAATGTAAACTTCCCTACGTTGTCAAACTGGTTGGATGATATTTTTAACAGAGATCTACCTTCCGTATTTACTTCAAACTTCAATACAGGTATTACACTACCCAAAGTAAATATAAAGGAAACAGCCGATGCTTTTATAGTAGATATGGCAGTTCCGGGTCTTAAAAAATCAGATTTCCATATTGACCTAGACAATCAATTATTATCCATTTCCACTGAAACTAAGGAAGAGCAAGAACACAAAGAAGCCAACTACACGCGTAGAGAGTTTGGTTATGCTTCGTTTAAAAGAACTTTTACCTTACCGGAGAGTGTGAATGATGAAAACATTAATGCGAGCTACAACGATGGTATTTTAAGCATTCTTTTACCTAAAAAAGAAGAGGCTAAACAAAAACCTGCACGAAGCATTAAAATTTCATAA